In the Aneurinibacillus soli genome, one interval contains:
- the hemW gene encoding radical SAM family heme chaperone HemW, with product MTRAVYIHIPFCTNKCYYCDFNSFVTKNPQLVWDYLEALDREMEQTVHDVPPEEIRTIFVGGGTPTFLDAKQMEFFVSSVAKHFPNRSADVEFTMEANPGTTDPEKLAIMRAGGVNRISFGVQSFDDALLARIGRIHDSAQVYRSLAHAREAGFTNLSIDLIFGLPDQTPVLFKKTLDAAFALDLPHFSSYSLKVEENTLFHTLYEKDKLPLPTEEEEVVMYDMLMNEMAAHGYHQYEISNFARPGYESRHNMTYWRNESYYGIGAGAHGYVNGERHVNAGPVQHYIQLAGEQGLPRIEQFAVTQDEQMEDHMIMGLRMMSGVDEAVFSERFGVPLTHVFGDSMADLIEMGLLMRVDGRVCLTKKGIPLGNEVFARFLGLVDKA from the coding sequence ATGACACGGGCCGTATACATTCACATCCCGTTTTGCACGAATAAATGCTATTACTGTGACTTCAACTCCTTCGTCACGAAAAATCCGCAATTGGTGTGGGATTATCTTGAAGCACTTGACCGCGAGATGGAACAGACCGTACATGACGTTCCACCGGAGGAAATCAGGACGATTTTTGTCGGGGGAGGTACGCCGACTTTTCTTGATGCGAAGCAGATGGAATTTTTTGTTTCATCTGTAGCGAAGCATTTTCCGAACCGGAGCGCAGACGTTGAATTTACGATGGAAGCGAATCCGGGCACAACCGATCCGGAGAAGCTTGCGATTATGCGGGCGGGCGGTGTGAACCGGATCAGTTTCGGGGTTCAGTCGTTTGACGATGCGTTGCTTGCACGCATTGGGCGTATTCACGACAGCGCACAAGTGTATCGCAGTCTGGCGCACGCCAGGGAAGCAGGATTTACGAATTTGTCGATTGACTTGATTTTTGGTCTGCCGGATCAGACGCCTGTGCTATTTAAGAAAACACTGGATGCTGCGTTTGCGCTTGATCTGCCACATTTTTCTTCCTACAGTCTTAAAGTAGAAGAAAACACGCTGTTCCATACGTTGTATGAAAAAGATAAACTGCCGCTTCCAACCGAAGAGGAAGAAGTAGTGATGTATGACATGCTTATGAATGAAATGGCGGCACATGGCTACCATCAGTATGAGATTAGTAATTTTGCCCGACCTGGATACGAGAGTCGCCATAATATGACGTATTGGCGTAATGAATCATACTATGGAATCGGAGCGGGTGCGCATGGGTATGTAAATGGAGAGCGGCATGTGAACGCAGGTCCGGTGCAGCACTATATTCAGCTTGCCGGGGAGCAGGGACTTCCGCGCATTGAACAGTTTGCAGTGACGCAGGATGAACAAATGGAAGACCATATGATTATGGGGTTGCGTATGATGAGTGGGGTCGATGAAGCTGTATTTTCCGAACGGTTTGGTGTGCCGCTTACCCATGTTTTTGGGGATAGTATGGCTGATCTAATCGAAATGGGCCTGCTTATGCGCGTAGACGGACGTGTGTGTTTGACGAAGAAAGGGATTCCGCTCGGCAACGAAGTTTTTGCAAGATTTTTGGGACTGGTTGACAAAGCATAA
- the hrcA gene encoding heat-inducible transcriptional repressor HrcA, with product MLSERQKLILHVIIDNYIRSAEPVGSRTISKREDIGYSSATIRNEMADLEEMGYLEQPHTSAGRIPSNKGYRFYVDQLAYMPSMQIEDATHIRRAFADRFYELEQVMNQAAAILSGLTSYTSIVLGHELKTTKLKTLQIIPLSLGSAVAILVTDTGRVENKMISIPESIPMEELERVVNLLNSRLQGVSMPELRQRLHTEVTRELSRYLQRHEQIMEVLEDALGTKPEEQIVLKGTTNIMMQPEFRDVDKVRDILAIFEQNDMMVRLFDSQQSGIQVRIGTENQEEAVSGCSIITATYHFDGLPVGTIGLLGPTRMEYGRVISILRELAGNLTDAVERFHKPGT from the coding sequence ATGCTTTCGGAACGTCAGAAGTTGATTTTGCACGTCATTATTGACAATTACATTCGTTCCGCTGAACCTGTTGGGTCCCGGACGATTTCTAAGCGAGAAGATATTGGCTATAGCTCAGCGACCATTCGCAATGAGATGGCCGATCTGGAAGAGATGGGGTATCTGGAGCAGCCACATACGTCGGCGGGCCGTATTCCATCGAATAAAGGATATCGTTTTTATGTGGACCAACTTGCTTACATGCCGTCGATGCAGATAGAAGACGCCACGCATATTCGCAGGGCGTTTGCTGATCGGTTCTATGAACTTGAGCAGGTAATGAATCAGGCAGCGGCGATTTTGTCGGGTCTGACGAGTTACACATCGATTGTCCTTGGACATGAATTGAAAACAACGAAGCTTAAGACGCTACAAATTATCCCGCTTTCATTAGGATCGGCAGTTGCGATCTTAGTCACCGATACCGGACGGGTTGAGAACAAAATGATCTCTATTCCGGAAAGCATCCCGATGGAAGAACTAGAACGGGTTGTCAATCTGCTTAATTCGAGACTGCAAGGTGTGTCCATGCCAGAGCTGCGCCAGCGGTTGCATACAGAAGTGACGCGCGAGTTGAGCCGCTACTTGCAACGACATGAACAAATTATGGAAGTGCTTGAAGACGCGCTTGGCACAAAGCCGGAAGAGCAGATTGTACTCAAAGGGACAACCAACATTATGATGCAGCCGGAATTCCGGGATGTGGATAAAGTACGGGATATTCTCGCGATTTTTGAGCAAAATGATATGATGGTGCGCCTGTTTGATTCGCAACAGAGTGGCATTCAGGTGCGCATTGGAACGGAAAATCAGGAAGAAGCGGTCAGTGGATGCAGTATTATTACCGCCACCTACCATTTTGACGGCCTGCCAGTTGGCACCATTGGTCTGCTTGGTCCAACACGAATGGAATATGGCCGGGTGATAAGTATTTTGAGGGAACTGGCGGGGAACCTGACCGACGCGGTTGAAAGGTTTCATAAGCCGGGAACATAG
- the spoIIP gene encoding stage II sporulation protein P: protein MQRKYRGVVLNLNGAGVQRSFIMLSLSTAVVFILLGMLFVSHAGRGLSSQHVGKIAVGMSNGWMLQTLRYELPYFQPDAPEMETVNIPTLMFRLVTSINPDDPRTLLGYELPGFSLFDTEVLVSEKAVALSDLPFESSPPPEALRDEPAVDKKEAPVPPQDTMLSTKGKKVMFIYNTHNRESWVSEVPKAREKNDPNLAMDSKTNVTLVSKRMAKTLEQNGIGSTVGLRDFTGILNQRSASYSLSYAESLKMVKSVVAQDRNLNYFIDIHRDSLPRKSTTATINGKTYAQTFFVIGMRNPNWEKNQQFALKVHNVIEKKYPGLSKGIFGKKGGNGEYNQSVSPNSILIEVGGPDNTVEECYRTADILAEAIAEVYWEAEKANAKPKAKRS from the coding sequence ATGCAGCGGAAATATCGCGGCGTTGTACTAAATCTAAACGGAGCAGGCGTCCAGCGGAGCTTCATCATGTTATCGCTCAGTACAGCTGTCGTCTTTATCCTGCTCGGGATGCTATTCGTATCACATGCGGGGCGAGGACTATCCTCACAGCACGTCGGAAAAATCGCGGTCGGGATGTCAAACGGCTGGATGCTCCAGACTTTGCGCTACGAGTTGCCCTACTTTCAGCCAGATGCACCAGAGATGGAAACGGTGAATATTCCAACACTTATGTTTCGACTTGTGACAAGCATTAACCCGGACGATCCACGGACGCTTCTTGGCTACGAGCTTCCCGGATTTAGTTTGTTTGATACAGAAGTGCTTGTCTCGGAAAAAGCGGTGGCATTAAGTGACCTGCCGTTTGAATCATCTCCACCGCCAGAAGCGTTGCGCGACGAACCCGCAGTGGACAAAAAGGAAGCGCCAGTCCCACCGCAGGATACGATGCTGTCGACTAAAGGGAAAAAAGTTATGTTTATCTACAATACGCACAACCGCGAATCGTGGGTATCAGAGGTGCCAAAAGCGCGCGAGAAGAATGACCCGAATCTCGCGATGGATTCAAAAACGAATGTAACGCTTGTCAGCAAGCGGATGGCCAAAACACTTGAACAAAACGGAATTGGCTCAACAGTGGGGCTGCGTGATTTTACAGGCATCTTGAACCAGCGCAGTGCCTCTTATTCTCTGTCGTATGCGGAATCACTTAAAATGGTTAAGTCAGTCGTGGCGCAGGATCGCAATTTGAACTATTTCATTGACATCCACCGCGATTCACTTCCACGTAAATCGACCACGGCAACGATTAACGGGAAGACGTATGCGCAAACATTTTTCGTCATTGGCATGCGCAACCCGAATTGGGAGAAAAACCAGCAGTTTGCACTTAAAGTCCATAACGTAATCGAGAAAAAATACCCCGGCCTCTCCAAAGGTATATTTGGCAAAAAAGGTGGGAATGGTGAATATAACCAGTCTGTATCACCTAACTCGATTCTGATCGAGGTGGGTGGGCCTGATAATACAGTAGAGGAATGCTACCGTACAGCGGACATTCTGGCAGAAGCGATTGCCGAAGTATACTGGGAAGCGGAGAAAGCGAATGCAAAGCCAAAAGCGAAACGTTCGTAG
- the lepA gene encoding translation elongation factor 4 gives MDRRKRQEKIRNFSIIAHIDHGKSTLADRILEFTGALSDREKEDQFLDQMDLERERGITIKLNAVQLKYKAQDGEEYILHLIDTPGHVDFTYEVSRSLAACEGALLVVDAAQGIEAQTLANVYLALDNNLEILPVINKIDLPSAEPERVKQEVEDVIGLDASEAVLASAKAGIGIGDILEQVVAKVPAPTGDPDAPLKALIFDSYYDAYRGVITSVRIVDGTVRKGSKIKMMATGAVFEVAEVGTHAPFAKQVDELTVGDVGYIAASIKSVRDTRVGDTITLADNPAAEGLPGYRKVNPMVFSGMYPVDSSDYNDLREALEKLQLNDASLQFEPETSQALGFGFRCGFLGMLHMEIMQERIEREFDIPLITTAPSVIYRVTKTDGEVLDIENPSKMPDAQRIDFIEEPYVKASIMVPKDFVGAIMDLCQRKRGDFVDMQYIDDLRVQIIYEMPLAEIVFEFFDQLKSNTKGYASFDYELVGYKKSKLVKMDIMLNGETVDALSFIVHRDTAYQRGRVFCEKLKELIPRQMFEVPIQAAIGQKIVARETIKAMRKNVLAKCYGGDISRKRKLLEKQKEGKKRMKSVGSVEIPQEAFMAVLKMDDN, from the coding sequence ATGGATCGTAGAAAAAGACAAGAAAAAATCCGCAATTTCTCTATTATTGCTCACATTGACCATGGAAAGTCCACACTGGCGGACCGGATTCTCGAATTCACCGGCGCGCTAAGCGACCGGGAGAAGGAAGACCAGTTCCTTGATCAGATGGATTTGGAACGTGAGCGTGGCATTACGATTAAATTGAACGCTGTCCAGCTTAAATACAAAGCGCAAGACGGCGAAGAATACATTCTGCACCTGATCGACACACCGGGACACGTCGACTTCACGTATGAAGTATCGCGTAGTCTCGCAGCTTGTGAAGGGGCGCTACTTGTAGTAGACGCCGCTCAGGGCATCGAGGCGCAAACGCTTGCCAACGTGTACCTGGCTCTTGATAATAACCTTGAGATTCTTCCGGTTATTAACAAGATTGACCTGCCAAGTGCCGAACCGGAACGTGTGAAGCAGGAAGTTGAAGATGTGATTGGTCTTGATGCGAGTGAAGCCGTGCTTGCGTCCGCGAAAGCAGGCATTGGCATTGGTGATATCCTTGAGCAAGTTGTAGCCAAAGTTCCGGCTCCGACAGGGGACCCGGATGCGCCGCTGAAAGCGCTCATTTTTGACTCGTATTATGACGCGTATCGTGGGGTTATTACATCCGTTCGGATTGTGGATGGAACTGTGCGTAAGGGTTCCAAAATCAAAATGATGGCGACTGGTGCTGTATTTGAGGTTGCCGAGGTTGGTACTCACGCTCCTTTTGCGAAGCAAGTAGATGAACTGACTGTTGGGGATGTAGGCTATATCGCGGCAAGCATTAAGAGTGTACGGGATACACGTGTCGGGGATACGATTACATTAGCGGACAATCCGGCTGCTGAAGGGCTGCCGGGCTACCGGAAAGTAAATCCGATGGTATTCAGCGGGATGTATCCGGTTGACAGCAGTGACTACAATGACTTGCGGGAAGCGCTGGAGAAGCTTCAGCTCAATGATGCATCGCTCCAGTTTGAGCCCGAGACCTCACAGGCACTTGGCTTCGGTTTCCGATGCGGCTTCCTTGGTATGCTGCACATGGAAATTATGCAGGAGCGCATTGAGCGGGAGTTTGATATTCCGCTTATTACGACGGCACCAAGTGTAATTTACCGTGTTACCAAAACGGATGGGGAAGTGCTTGATATCGAGAACCCATCCAAAATGCCGGACGCACAGCGCATTGATTTCATTGAAGAGCCATATGTGAAAGCTTCGATCATGGTGCCGAAAGATTTCGTCGGCGCGATTATGGATTTATGCCAGCGCAAGCGGGGCGATTTCGTTGATATGCAGTACATTGACGATCTTCGTGTGCAGATTATATATGAAATGCCGCTTGCCGAGATCGTATTCGAATTTTTCGACCAGCTGAAATCAAACACAAAAGGATATGCATCCTTTGATTATGAGCTAGTTGGTTATAAAAAATCGAAGCTTGTGAAGATGGATATTATGCTGAATGGTGAGACGGTTGATGCTCTGTCGTTTATCGTTCACCGTGATACAGCCTACCAGCGCGGTCGTGTGTTCTGTGAGAAGCTAAAAGAGCTCATCCCACGCCAGATGTTCGAAGTGCCAATCCAGGCTGCGATCGGACAAAAAATCGTGGCGCGTGAGACGATTAAAGCGATGCGCAAAAACGTATTGGCCAAGTGTTACGGCGGGGATATTTCCCGGAAGCGCAAACTGCTTGAGAAGCAGAAAGAAGGGAAGAAGCGCATGAAGTCAGTCGGAAGCGTGGAAATCCCGCAAGAAGCGTTCATGGCGGTTCTTAAAATGGACGATAATTAA
- a CDS encoding DUF3679 domain-containing protein, protein MKLAVKFGLLVGVLFVGILFGINTAEKGMQRIEGTTDLPGKSFVIKKVEGGKMEVEVLGKQVASGVPISSGKAVTGNWLSQVGGDIRTFVIGTTRTVMEWIMSKL, encoded by the coding sequence GTGAAACTGGCTGTAAAGTTTGGTTTGCTAGTTGGAGTGCTGTTTGTAGGAATTCTATTCGGGATTAATACAGCGGAAAAAGGAATGCAACGCATTGAAGGTACGACTGATCTGCCAGGCAAAAGCTTCGTGATCAAAAAGGTAGAAGGCGGAAAGATGGAAGTAGAAGTGCTTGGCAAGCAAGTGGCATCCGGAGTGCCGATCTCCAGTGGAAAGGCAGTGACCGGAAACTGGCTTAGCCAGGTTGGAGGAGATATACGTACGTTCGTTATTGGGACAACGCGTACGGTGATGGAATGGATCATGAGCAAATTATAG
- a CDS encoding M24 family metallopeptidase, with protein MVYKQRLRVIEQEIEQAGVEVALLTSPLSVAYVSGFVCDPHERFMGLVIRPGAEPVLFVPSLEKDKAEAELAAYGGFIRDVIAVRDTDNPYARLLEAGLGTGVKRLAIEKSYMRVREAERLAVALPGVQFADIGDAIVRLRLRKSEEELARMEIAMRLVEEVLAEGLQKVRPGVTELELVAELEYIMKKKGADAPSFDTMVLAGANSALPHGVPGMTKVQGGQFLLFDLGVFKDGYCSDITRTFVVGEPTEEMERIYHTVLAGEEAAIRAVQPGRALAEVDRAARNIITDAGYGHYFTHRVGHGLGLEVHEAPSVHGENQTLMEAGMTFTIEPGIYVPGLGGVRIEDDILVTESGVRVLTAFPKGLTKLSL; from the coding sequence ATGGTATATAAACAAAGATTGCGCGTCATCGAGCAAGAGATCGAGCAGGCTGGAGTGGAAGTGGCACTTCTGACATCCCCGCTGTCTGTGGCGTACGTGTCCGGGTTTGTATGTGATCCGCACGAACGTTTTATGGGGCTCGTGATACGCCCGGGTGCGGAACCAGTGCTGTTCGTGCCGTCACTGGAGAAGGATAAGGCAGAAGCGGAATTGGCGGCGTACGGCGGTTTTATTCGTGATGTCATTGCTGTTCGTGATACAGACAATCCATATGCCCGCCTGTTAGAAGCAGGGCTTGGTACTGGCGTAAAACGTCTGGCGATTGAAAAGTCATACATGCGTGTCAGAGAAGCAGAGCGGTTGGCGGTAGCACTGCCGGGTGTGCAGTTCGCAGATATTGGCGATGCGATTGTACGCTTGCGCCTGCGCAAGTCGGAAGAAGAATTGGCACGCATGGAGATTGCGATGCGTCTCGTAGAAGAGGTGCTGGCGGAAGGGCTACAAAAAGTCCGTCCGGGTGTGACGGAGCTTGAACTTGTCGCGGAACTGGAATATATCATGAAAAAGAAAGGCGCAGATGCTCCGTCATTTGACACAATGGTACTCGCTGGGGCTAATTCTGCTCTGCCGCATGGCGTGCCGGGAATGACTAAGGTACAGGGAGGGCAGTTCCTGTTGTTTGACCTCGGTGTGTTCAAGGACGGCTATTGCTCGGATATTACCCGCACGTTCGTCGTGGGTGAGCCGACAGAAGAAATGGAGCGCATCTACCACACTGTACTTGCGGGAGAAGAAGCGGCCATTCGAGCTGTCCAGCCGGGACGTGCGCTCGCAGAAGTCGATCGTGCGGCTCGCAATATCATCACAGACGCTGGATATGGACACTACTTCACGCATCGCGTTGGCCACGGACTTGGGCTCGAAGTACACGAAGCGCCATCCGTTCACGGCGAGAACCAGACTCTTATGGAAGCGGGCATGACTTTCACCATCGAACCTGGCATCTATGTTCCGGGACTGGGCGGTGTCCGGATTGAAGACGACATTCTCGTGACCGAATCCGGTGTGCGGGTGCTGACTGCGTTTCCAAAGGGGCTTACGAAGCTAAGTTTGTAG